In the genome of Chryseobacterium arthrosphaerae, one region contains:
- a CDS encoding AMP-dependent synthetase/ligase has product MNLAEAIILKNVEKHPIKAAIGFKKKEAAWKELSWKKFSEIIFKTANALKEAGIQENDRVAIYSDNSSEWMIFDLASMSIGAVTVPIYSTNNAEQAEYIIDDSGAKAVLVGNQMQYDACLELLHKETNHLETIIVSKKAVWIKKEFNSFYLEDFIAKAFPKLEICKKEYEDTATLIYTSGTTGTPKGVMLTHGNFVKAFDSHFEFFKFKNFQEELSLAFLPLSHVFERSWSLLCLYGGARVYFLEDPKNVAKALEEVKPTMMCAVPRFFQKVYAGVLEKAEEGSSLKKKIFDWALKTGWETAELRRNEKSIPFGLKFRESIADMLVFSKIKTKMGGRLWFLPCGGASLSPEVTRFFESVGIHVTVGYGLTETTATLTLFPLTHFEHATSGKPLPGVELRIGESDEIQAKGNGIMKGYYNKPEETRKVFTEDGWFKTGDAGKFDDKGNLIITDRIKDLMKTSNGKYIAPQQIENLLTNNNFIQQIMLVAEGRQFVSALIVPNFEFLQDYIKKNNIPFTNWEEAVKNEKVISLYKEKIKELQNHLADYEKVKKFTLMPAEFDINTGEITPTLKVKRNVVLKKYADIIEKMY; this is encoded by the coding sequence ATGAATCTTGCGGAGGCAATTATCCTTAAAAATGTAGAAAAGCATCCTATAAAAGCTGCTATTGGTTTTAAAAAGAAAGAGGCAGCCTGGAAAGAGCTGAGCTGGAAAAAATTCAGTGAGATTATTTTTAAAACAGCAAATGCACTCAAAGAAGCGGGAATTCAGGAGAACGACAGAGTAGCGATTTATTCAGACAATTCCTCAGAATGGATGATCTTTGATCTGGCTTCCATGTCTATTGGAGCGGTCACAGTACCTATTTATTCTACCAATAATGCGGAACAGGCAGAGTATATCATTGATGATTCCGGAGCTAAAGCCGTTTTAGTGGGAAATCAGATGCAGTATGATGCCTGCCTTGAACTTTTACATAAAGAAACCAATCACCTTGAAACCATTATTGTTTCTAAAAAAGCAGTATGGATCAAAAAAGAATTCAACAGTTTTTACCTGGAAGACTTCATTGCGAAAGCTTTTCCAAAACTGGAAATCTGTAAAAAAGAATATGAAGATACAGCCACGCTGATCTATACTTCCGGAACCACAGGTACTCCGAAAGGGGTGATGCTTACCCATGGAAATTTCGTCAAGGCATTTGATTCCCACTTTGAGTTTTTTAAATTTAAAAACTTTCAGGAGGAACTTTCTCTTGCATTCCTTCCTTTAAGCCATGTGTTTGAGAGAAGCTGGAGTTTACTTTGCCTCTATGGCGGTGCCAGAGTGTATTTCCTTGAAGATCCTAAAAATGTGGCCAAAGCTCTGGAAGAAGTAAAACCAACGATGATGTGCGCTGTGCCGAGATTTTTCCAGAAAGTATATGCCGGAGTATTGGAAAAAGCGGAAGAAGGTTCATCTCTGAAGAAAAAAATCTTTGACTGGGCCTTAAAAACAGGATGGGAAACTGCCGAATTAAGAAGAAATGAAAAATCCATTCCTTTTGGATTGAAATTCAGAGAATCTATAGCAGACATGCTGGTCTTCAGTAAGATCAAAACAAAAATGGGGGGAAGACTTTGGTTCCTGCCTTGCGGAGGAGCCTCTTTATCACCCGAAGTAACCAGATTCTTTGAGTCAGTAGGAATTCACGTAACGGTAGGTTATGGGCTGACGGAGACAACAGCAACGCTTACGCTGTTTCCATTAACCCATTTTGAGCATGCTACCAGCGGAAAACCATTGCCGGGAGTAGAGCTCCGTATCGGGGAGAGTGATGAGATCCAGGCTAAAGGAAACGGGATTATGAAAGGGTATTATAATAAACCTGAAGAGACCCGGAAAGTATTTACAGAAGACGGATGGTTCAAAACAGGAGATGCCGGGAAATTTGATGATAAAGGCAACCTGATCATTACAGACAGGATCAAAGACCTGATGAAGACCTCCAACGGAAAATACATTGCTCCGCAGCAGATAGAAAACCTTCTGACCAATAATAATTTTATCCAGCAGATCATGCTGGTTGCAGAAGGAAGACAGTTTGTTTCTGCCCTTATCGTTCCCAATTTTGAATTTTTACAGGATTATATCAAAAAAAATAATATTCCTTTTACAAACTGGGAAGAAGCGGTGAAAAATGAAAAAGTGATCAGCCTTTACAAAGAGAAAATCAAAGAACTGCAAAATCATCTCGCAGATTATGAAAAAGTGAAGAAATTTACATTGATGCCGGCGGAATTTGATATCAACACAGGGGAAATAACCCCAACACTGAAAGTAAAAAGAAATGTCGTTCTTAAAAAATATGCAGATATAATAGAGAAGATGTATTAA
- a CDS encoding NAD-dependent epimerase/dehydratase family protein, which translates to MVFVTGATGILGRIIVLELLKRGKSVRASRRPGSNLNEVKHSYSFYTDHPEDFFNKIEWVNVDFDDLDSLKDALKGVDEVYHCAAKVSFHPKDEKEMYLTNIKGTENLLYACEGSDVKKFLHVSSVAVLDNFNEKGELDEESDFNPKLEHSAYAISKHLSEMEAWRASAEGLNVVIINPGMIVGSGNWTQSSGELFSTFEDNSFTFSGGSAYVDVRDVAKTAIELMENNIFGERFIIVAENNRYADLARQIRGRLGLKDARILSKSVLNIGRIANILFGWLIPKLRMVTGSNIEAISSFNTISNHKVKEKLKYQFIPVKESIDFHLNNYINDKKLKK; encoded by the coding sequence ATGGTTTTTGTAACGGGTGCAACCGGAATTCTGGGAAGAATAATCGTTCTGGAACTTCTGAAGAGAGGTAAAAGTGTACGTGCTTCCAGGAGACCGGGCAGCAATTTAAACGAAGTAAAGCATTCATACAGCTTTTATACAGATCATCCCGAAGATTTTTTTAATAAGATCGAATGGGTCAACGTAGATTTTGATGACCTGGACTCTTTAAAAGACGCCCTGAAGGGAGTGGATGAGGTGTATCATTGCGCTGCAAAAGTGAGTTTTCATCCCAAAGATGAGAAGGAAATGTACCTTACAAATATTAAAGGTACAGAAAACCTGCTGTATGCCTGCGAGGGATCAGATGTTAAAAAATTCCTGCATGTAAGTTCAGTAGCCGTTTTGGATAATTTCAATGAAAAAGGAGAGCTGGATGAAGAGTCTGATTTTAACCCAAAACTGGAACATTCAGCCTATGCTATTTCTAAACATTTGTCTGAAATGGAAGCCTGGAGAGCTTCTGCCGAAGGACTTAATGTGGTGATCATCAATCCGGGAATGATCGTGGGCAGCGGAAACTGGACGCAAAGCAGCGGTGAGCTTTTTTCTACCTTTGAAGACAATAGCTTTACTTTCTCCGGAGGGTCCGCATATGTAGATGTGAGAGACGTTGCAAAAACAGCCATTGAACTGATGGAAAACAATATTTTCGGAGAGCGGTTCATCATTGTTGCTGAAAATAACAGATATGCTGATCTGGCCAGACAGATCAGAGGAAGACTAGGGCTCAAAGATGCCAGAATCCTTTCAAAATCCGTATTAAATATAGGGAGAATTGCCAATATCCTTTTCGGATGGCTGATCCCAAAACTGAGAATGGTTACCGGATCCAATATTGAGGCCATCTCTTCATTCAACACCATTTCCAATCACAAAGTCAAAGAAAAGCTGAAGTATCAGTTTATTCCTGTAAAAGAAAGTATCGACTTTCACCTGAACAATTATATTAACGACAAAAAGTTGAAGAAATGA
- a CDS encoding DUF1634 domain-containing protein, whose product MKKNFTDVDLNRSVGNLLRLGVILSVATSLIGFIKLFVEGFEMPKKYTSLVVGTSSEKIWGHFWDSLCKGEGMAIIQLGILLLIFTPLMRIVFALIGYLKEKDYVYVVISSIVLAIMAVSFFAGYAH is encoded by the coding sequence ATGAAAAAGAATTTTACAGATGTAGATCTGAACCGTTCGGTAGGAAATCTTCTGAGGCTGGGTGTTATTTTATCTGTGGCAACTTCACTGATCGGTTTTATCAAACTGTTTGTTGAAGGTTTTGAAATGCCTAAAAAATATACAAGCCTTGTAGTGGGCACCTCTTCGGAAAAGATATGGGGCCACTTCTGGGACTCTTTGTGTAAAGGAGAGGGAATGGCTATTATCCAGCTGGGGATCCTCCTTCTGATCTTTACCCCTCTGATGAGGATTGTCTTTGCTCTGATAGGCTATTTAAAAGAAAAAGACTACGTGTATGTAGTCATTTCTTCTATTGTTCTTGCGATAATGGCGGTAAGCTTTTTTGCAGGATACGCTCATTAA
- a CDS encoding 5-(carboxyamino)imidazole ribonucleotide synthase gives MKIGILGGGQLGRMLIQSALKYDDEFYTLDPASDAPCHNISYFTQGNFNDYETVLNFGKGKDVVTIEIEHVNADALAELEKQGIKVVPNANIIRTIQQKILQKEFYKAHDIPSPEFQVVWNSDEKIIMPLPFVQKMNTGGYDGKGVQVIRTEADFQHLWKEASVIESLVDIDKELSVIVARNEKGETNTFPVTEMVADPKLNLLDFNVCPVLLTEDVQNQIDVITEKFLQAVNSPGLFAIELFLDKEGKVWVNETAPRLHNSGHQSQEGNTNSQFEQMYRVVKNLPLADTDAITYSGMLNLVGAEGYAGKVVYEGMEDVLKLPETYIHLYGKTETKPGRKMGHINVLADSREELMEKLVMVKGMVRVISE, from the coding sequence ATGAAAATAGGAATTCTGGGAGGCGGACAGCTGGGAAGAATGCTGATACAAAGTGCACTAAAGTATGATGATGAGTTTTATACACTGGATCCTGCTTCTGATGCACCATGTCATAACATTTCGTATTTTACACAGGGAAATTTCAATGACTATGAAACAGTACTGAACTTCGGGAAAGGAAAAGATGTAGTAACGATTGAGATTGAACACGTTAATGCCGATGCTTTGGCTGAACTTGAAAAGCAGGGGATAAAAGTGGTTCCCAATGCCAACATCATCAGGACGATCCAGCAGAAAATCCTTCAGAAAGAATTTTATAAAGCTCACGATATCCCAAGCCCGGAATTTCAGGTGGTATGGAACAGTGATGAAAAGATCATCATGCCTTTGCCATTCGTGCAGAAAATGAATACCGGCGGATATGACGGAAAAGGAGTACAGGTGATCCGTACAGAAGCTGATTTTCAACATCTTTGGAAAGAAGCTTCAGTGATCGAAAGCCTGGTGGATATTGATAAAGAACTTTCCGTAATCGTTGCCAGAAACGAAAAAGGAGAAACCAATACTTTCCCTGTAACGGAAATGGTGGCAGATCCAAAACTTAATTTATTGGATTTTAATGTATGTCCGGTTCTTCTTACTGAGGACGTTCAGAATCAGATTGATGTCATTACAGAGAAATTCTTACAGGCTGTAAATTCTCCGGGGCTTTTTGCTATTGAATTATTCCTTGATAAAGAAGGAAAAGTCTGGGTCAATGAAACTGCTCCGAGATTGCACAATTCCGGGCATCAGAGCCAGGAAGGGAATACCAATTCACAATTTGAGCAGATGTACCGTGTGGTAAAGAATTTACCACTGGCAGATACCGATGCCATTACCTATAGCGGAATGCTGAATCTGGTAGGAGCAGAAGGATATGCCGGAAAAGTAGTGTATGAAGGAATGGAGGATGTACTCAAACTTCCTGAAACCTACATCCACCTATACGGAAAAACAGAAACCAAGCCAGGGAGAAAGATGGGACACATCAATGTTTTGGCAGATTCCAGGGAAGAGCTCATGGAAAAGCTTGTAATGGTGAAAGGAATGGTAAGGGTGATTTCTGAGTGA
- a CDS encoding diphosphomevalonate/mevalonate 3,5-bisphosphate decarboxylase family protein has protein sequence MTTQEFIGKENFTIHTRTVSESCPSNIALIKYWGKYKDQIPANPSISYTLNHCKTNTVMEFIADEPFSVQTFLAGNEEVKFAEKIEKYFKNIEQYLPWILKGRYLVRTENTFPHSSGIASSASGFGAIAKCLMALDETFTGKTSEEQSLRKASFLARLGSGSACRSLYNGLVVWGDTEEVEGSSDLFAVRYPNAEILDIFRNFNDWVLLIHEGQKSVSSTVGHGLMNTNPYAERRFQEARENFVPMKEILKTGDMEGFIRLVEHEALTLHAMMMMSDPAFILMKTGTLEVINKVWDFRKETGLPLFFTLDAGANVHLLFPADGSEEKVKTFIEAELLQHTQKNGVVKDVMKF, from the coding sequence ATGACAACACAAGAATTTATAGGAAAAGAAAATTTTACAATCCATACCCGGACAGTTTCAGAAAGCTGTCCGTCCAATATTGCTCTGATCAAATACTGGGGGAAATATAAAGACCAGATTCCTGCCAACCCAAGTATCAGTTATACTCTTAATCATTGCAAGACCAATACTGTTATGGAGTTTATAGCGGATGAGCCTTTTTCTGTACAGACTTTCCTGGCTGGAAATGAAGAAGTGAAATTTGCTGAAAAGATCGAAAAATACTTTAAAAATATTGAGCAGTACCTTCCATGGATTTTAAAGGGAAGATACCTCGTCAGAACAGAAAATACATTTCCGCACAGTTCAGGAATTGCAAGTTCTGCTTCCGGATTCGGGGCCATTGCAAAATGTCTGATGGCATTGGATGAAACGTTCACAGGAAAAACTTCAGAGGAACAATCTTTGAGAAAAGCTTCATTTTTAGCAAGATTAGGAAGCGGAAGTGCGTGCAGAAGCCTTTACAACGGTCTTGTTGTCTGGGGAGATACAGAGGAGGTAGAGGGAAGCTCAGACCTGTTCGCAGTGCGGTATCCAAATGCGGAAATTCTTGATATTTTCAGGAATTTTAATGACTGGGTATTGTTGATTCATGAAGGTCAGAAAAGCGTTTCTTCAACAGTTGGTCATGGTCTGATGAATACCAATCCTTATGCAGAAAGAAGATTTCAGGAAGCAAGGGAAAATTTCGTTCCGATGAAGGAGATTTTGAAGACGGGAGATATGGAAGGCTTTATCAGGCTGGTAGAGCACGAAGCACTTACCCTTCATGCCATGATGATGATGAGTGATCCTGCTTTTATTCTCATGAAAACAGGAACACTGGAAGTGATCAACAAGGTCTGGGATTTCAGAAAAGAAACCGGGCTGCCTTTATTCTTTACTTTGGATGCAGGTGCAAACGTACACCTCCTTTTTCCGGCTGACGGTTCAGAGGAAAAAGTTAAAACCTTCATTGAAGCTGAATTATTGCAGCATACCCAGAAAAATGGAGTTGTGAAGGATGTAATGAAGTTTTAA
- a CDS encoding nuclear transport factor 2 family protein yields the protein MNKLSGIFLLLGTLCFGQQNQEIEKPIRNLFLAMKNADTALMKSVFTDNAVLQTITKDGTVKSDSIQDFITSVSQFPKGDLEEKIEIEAVHTDGNLASVFTPYSFYLKGKFSHCGANSFQLVKQNNEWKIQYIIDTRRKDKCKEIQ from the coding sequence ATGAATAAACTATCAGGAATCTTTCTATTGCTTGGAACACTCTGTTTTGGGCAGCAGAATCAGGAAATAGAAAAACCCATCCGGAATCTTTTTCTGGCTATGAAAAATGCAGATACAGCATTAATGAAATCTGTTTTTACAGATAATGCGGTGCTTCAGACCATCACAAAAGACGGAACGGTAAAAAGCGACAGCATACAGGATTTTATAACCTCTGTTTCACAGTTTCCGAAAGGGGATCTTGAAGAAAAAATAGAGATAGAAGCCGTTCATACAGACGGAAACCTGGCAAGTGTATTTACACCTTACTCTTTTTATTTAAAAGGAAAATTCTCCCATTGCGGAGCAAATAGTTTTCAGTTGGTGAAACAGAATAATGAATGGAAAATTCAGTATATCATTGATACAAGAAGAAAAGATAAATGTAAAGAAATACAGTAA
- a CDS encoding DUF1543 domain-containing protein, producing the protein MKLFYVILGATPKGRNIEQHDVFFGIAESLKDLVPDMKDFWKEAEGKIHLDCYQEVKFADGYEVKIVEKGEKASEEQLYFLNLGGYKPGFFEEFHEQHLMVGTSMGEIVKRAKATEFYQTMGFEGAVSHIDDKHGVDIDDIYNVNDILPASMKEKFSIVLTKSDVADQKNPMGLGYLKIDKIQ; encoded by the coding sequence ATGAAATTATTTTATGTGATCCTTGGGGCAACCCCCAAAGGAAGAAACATTGAGCAGCATGACGTATTTTTCGGAATTGCAGAAAGCCTTAAAGACCTGGTTCCTGATATGAAAGACTTTTGGAAGGAAGCAGAAGGAAAGATCCACCTGGACTGTTACCAGGAAGTGAAATTTGCAGACGGCTATGAGGTAAAGATCGTAGAAAAAGGAGAAAAAGCTTCTGAAGAGCAGCTATACTTCCTTAATTTAGGAGGCTATAAGCCCGGCTTCTTTGAAGAGTTCCACGAGCAGCACCTGATGGTAGGAACATCGATGGGAGAAATCGTCAAAAGGGCAAAAGCTACCGAATTTTACCAGACCATGGGATTTGAAGGCGCTGTAAGCCATATTGATGATAAACATGGAGTGGATATTGATGACATTTACAATGTGAATGATATTCTTCCTGCATCCATGAAGGAAAAATTTTCCATCGTGCTTACAAAGTCGGATGTGGCAGATCAGAAAAACCCGATGGGACTCGGATATCTGAAAATTGACAAGATTCAATAA
- the gloA2 gene encoding SMU1112c/YaeR family gloxylase I-like metalloprotein: MKIHHIAIICSDYVVSKKFYTEILGLNIIREVYREERQSYKLDLAIGDHYVIELFSFPDPPQRPSRPEACGLRHLAFSVENVSEKRNELIGKGLSCEEIRIDEFTGKEFFFTQDPDQLPLEFYEM, encoded by the coding sequence ATGAAGATCCATCATATTGCTATTATTTGTTCAGACTATGTCGTTTCAAAGAAATTTTATACAGAGATTTTAGGATTGAATATCATCCGGGAAGTGTACCGGGAAGAAAGACAGTCCTACAAACTTGACCTTGCGATCGGAGATCATTATGTGATTGAGTTATTTTCCTTTCCTGATCCACCGCAGCGTCCTTCACGCCCGGAAGCCTGTGGCCTGAGGCATCTTGCTTTCTCAGTTGAAAATGTGTCAGAGAAACGGAATGAGCTGATAGGTAAGGGCCTGAGCTGTGAAGAAATCCGGATAGATGAATTCACCGGGAAAGAATTTTTCTTCACCCAGGATCCTGATCAGCTGCCACTGGAGTTTTATGAAATGTAA
- a CDS encoding endonuclease/exonuclease/phosphatase family protein: MWITYTILAILLLVMTILPKIQHSHWVFRVPEFAKIQITYLILFTFLLGFTIDSTDYLWYYQGLLLVLFVHHSHILIRYTPLYPVKKHKQRHKSSEKLHFVSANVYQFNKEYDRFIKLIEKYGPDFFMTMESNGDWEKAMRKIEKEYPYQHKVTLENTYGMHFYSKIEIKEATTHYFVADDIPSIEIHMKTHDGFSFVFFGVHPPPPSPTEEETSKERDGDLLSTAKRVKDIKKPVIVVGDFNNVAWSRSSVLFRKTSHLIDPRIGHSFVSTFHAKYRLLRFPIDLMFHSEDIFIKQLKTLENFGSDHLPVYCEFFIDHHNDEQEELIETATSEEKAEAEIMIEEGKQEDGEREAVVTED; encoded by the coding sequence ATGTGGATTACTTATACGATTCTGGCCATCCTACTGCTGGTCATGACTATCCTTCCGAAAATTCAGCATTCTCACTGGGTATTCCGTGTTCCTGAATTTGCTAAAATACAGATAACTTATCTGATTCTTTTCACTTTTCTATTAGGATTCACTATTGATTCTACAGATTATTTATGGTATTATCAGGGGCTTCTTCTGGTTTTATTTGTTCATCACAGCCATATCCTGATCAGATATACGCCTCTTTATCCTGTAAAAAAGCATAAACAGCGTCACAAGTCTTCCGAAAAGCTTCATTTTGTTTCTGCCAATGTTTATCAGTTCAATAAAGAATATGACAGATTCATTAAGCTTATTGAAAAATACGGTCCGGACTTCTTTATGACGATGGAAAGCAACGGTGACTGGGAAAAAGCGATGCGGAAGATAGAAAAAGAATATCCTTACCAGCATAAAGTAACGCTTGAAAATACCTACGGGATGCATTTCTATTCCAAAATTGAAATTAAGGAAGCCACAACGCATTATTTTGTAGCGGATGATATCCCGAGTATTGAAATTCATATGAAAACTCATGATGGTTTTTCTTTTGTTTTCTTTGGGGTTCACCCGCCGCCGCCAAGTCCTACGGAGGAAGAAACTTCAAAGGAAAGAGATGGAGATCTTCTCAGTACGGCCAAACGCGTAAAGGACATCAAAAAACCGGTCATTGTAGTAGGGGATTTCAATAATGTAGCCTGGTCAAGGTCATCTGTACTTTTCAGGAAAACAAGCCATCTGATTGATCCGAGGATCGGCCATTCTTTTGTTTCTACTTTCCATGCAAAATATCGCCTTTTACGGTTTCCTATCGACCTGATGTTTCACAGCGAGGATATTTTTATCAAACAGCTGAAGACATTGGAAAATTTTGGTTCGGATCATCTGCCGGTCTACTGTGAATTTTTCATAGACCATCACAACGATGAGCAGGAAGAACTGATAGAAACGGCCACTTCTGAAGAGAAAGCCGAAGCTGAAATCATGATAGAGGAAGGTAAACAGGAAGACGGAGAACGGGAGGCCGTAGTTACCGAAGATTAA
- a CDS encoding sulfite exporter TauE/SafE family protein has product MSEIIILFLGAISAGLLGSLTGLGGGVIIIPLLTLGFGVPMHYAIGASLISVIGTSSGAAVAFVKEGFTNMRVGMFLEIATTAGAIVGALVSGMLNPNTIGIIFASILLLTVVLNLKGKPDHQEPLIKGSLEEKLKLYGTFPDKGILKSYSARNTVPGFLMMMFAGAMSGLLGIGSGALKVLAMDNMMKLPFKVSTTTSNFMIGVTAVASALIYFQRGEIIPVIVAPVLIGVVIGSFIGSKTLMVSKTKKLKVFFAIVITILSIYMMYNGINKSFR; this is encoded by the coding sequence ATGTCAGAAATCATCATACTCTTCCTTGGCGCAATTTCCGCCGGTCTTTTAGGTTCACTTACGGGTTTAGGAGGAGGAGTTATTATCATTCCTTTATTAACGCTGGGTTTTGGCGTTCCAATGCATTATGCCATCGGTGCTTCACTTATTTCGGTAATCGGTACCTCTTCCGGAGCGGCCGTTGCTTTCGTGAAAGAAGGTTTCACCAATATGAGAGTCGGGATGTTTCTTGAGATAGCCACTACGGCAGGAGCTATTGTGGGAGCACTGGTTTCAGGAATGCTTAACCCGAATACGATCGGGATTATTTTTGCAAGTATTCTTCTTCTTACCGTTGTTTTAAATCTTAAAGGAAAACCGGATCATCAGGAACCGCTGATCAAAGGAAGCCTGGAAGAAAAGCTGAAACTATACGGAACCTTCCCTGATAAAGGAATTCTGAAAAGTTATTCTGCAAGAAATACAGTTCCCGGATTTTTGATGATGATGTTTGCCGGTGCCATGTCCGGACTTTTAGGAATAGGTTCCGGAGCTTTGAAAGTATTGGCTATGGACAATATGATGAAGCTTCCGTTCAAAGTGTCTACCACCACCAGTAATTTTATGATCGGAGTAACGGCTGTAGCCAGTGCCCTGATCTATTTCCAGAGAGGTGAGATTATTCCGGTGATCGTAGCACCTGTACTGATTGGTGTGGTGATAGGAAGTTTTATCGGTTCAAAGACCCTGATGGTTTCAAAAACAAAGAAATTAAAAGTATTCTTTGCCATTGTGATTACCATTCTGTCGATTTATATGATGTATAACGGTATCAACAAAAGCTTCAGGTAA
- a CDS encoding SH3 domain-containing protein — protein sequence MKTKKIFLAAAILSIQLSFAQFAKIVDKDGYVNLRENPDAKSKITGKISSDEIVYASEPDAANKNWVNVYYNDKTAGYLNTSKVKLLDSYETLLPVTTDENKAVFRSGNIKVDIISEKFNYKENKKFFFSSSYGGQKIEDQYKGKLIWGTDGTIPRTHYKSITVQIRDKKIQIPAKEIENLFNVSNQFTACYYDRKSDTLYITMLNSDGAGSYVALFKIVKGVYKERILKKPF from the coding sequence TTGAAAACAAAAAAGATATTCCTTGCAGCAGCTATTTTAAGTATTCAGTTATCTTTCGCTCAGTTTGCTAAAATCGTCGATAAAGACGGCTATGTCAATCTGAGGGAAAATCCGGATGCAAAAAGTAAGATTACGGGAAAGATCAGTTCTGATGAAATTGTGTATGCTTCTGAGCCGGATGCCGCCAACAAAAACTGGGTCAATGTTTATTATAATGATAAAACAGCCGGTTACCTTAATACTTCAAAGGTTAAGCTCCTGGATTCTTATGAAACCCTTCTGCCTGTAACCACAGATGAAAACAAAGCAGTCTTCAGATCCGGAAATATCAAGGTAGATATCATTTCAGAAAAGTTCAATTACAAGGAAAATAAAAAATTCTTTTTTTCCTCCAGCTATGGCGGGCAAAAGATAGAAGATCAATATAAAGGGAAGCTGATCTGGGGAACAGACGGTACCATTCCCAGAACGCATTATAAATCGATCACCGTACAGATCAGAGATAAAAAAATTCAGATTCCGGCTAAAGAAATTGAAAACCTCTTTAATGTCAGCAACCAGTTTACAGCGTGTTATTATGATCGTAAAAGTGATACTTTATATATTACCATGCTCAATTCTGATGGCGCCGGATCTTATGTAGCCCTTTTTAAAATTGTAAAAGGAGTCTACAAGGAAAGAATTCTAAAGAAACCTTTTTAA
- a CDS encoding SH3 domain-containing protein, with protein MKTKKIFLLTAVLSLQLSFAQFAKVVDKDGYVNVRENADAKSKITGKINSDEIVYIFESDPTHKNWANVSNGYIYNSRLKYIESYQKVPSIVRDAGKATFKSGNIKVNIVSGKFNFKENEKDFSSTLYGDFYKGQQVWGIDGTIPKTHYISITAQIGDKTIQVPAEEIENLFQVSNQSAACYYDRENDTLYISINNSEGAGSYVGLFIIEKGQYKKRVLEIPF; from the coding sequence TTGAAAACAAAGAAGATATTCCTTTTAACAGCAGTATTAAGCCTGCAATTATCATTTGCCCAGTTCGCCAAGGTAGTAGATAAGGACGGCTATGTGAATGTGAGGGAAAATGCAGATGCAAAAAGCAAGATCACGGGAAAGATCAATTCAGATGAAATCGTTTATATTTTTGAATCCGACCCCACTCATAAGAATTGGGCTAATGTAAGTAACGGCTATATTTATAACTCAAGACTGAAATATATAGAATCTTATCAGAAAGTTCCGTCCATTGTACGTGATGCAGGCAAAGCAACTTTTAAATCAGGAAATATTAAAGTCAACATTGTTTCCGGAAAATTTAATTTCAAGGAAAATGAAAAAGACTTTTCTTCCACGCTCTATGGCGATTTTTATAAAGGACAGCAGGTCTGGGGAATAGACGGAACCATTCCTAAGACTCACTATATCTCTATCACCGCACAAATCGGAGACAAAACCATCCAGGTGCCTGCAGAGGAGATTGAAAACCTGTTTCAGGTCAGTAATCAGTCCGCAGCCTGTTATTATGACCGTGAAAATGATACTTTATACATTTCAATAAACAATTCAGAGGGTGCCGGTTCGTATGTAGGGCTTTTTATTATTGAAAAAGGGCAATACAAAAAAAGAGTTCTTGAGATTCCGTTTTAG